The genomic DNA GCCTAGCGCAAGAAAAGGAATTGATCGCATCGCTTGCCACGGAAACAGCCTTGACCAAAGAGATAATAGAAAAGACCATTACGTTTATTAAAAACGCCCACGGGCTGGTAACACGTAAATCTGGTGCACCTTACTATACCCATCCTATGGCAGTTGCCAAAATACTATTAGAAGTTACAAAAGATCCTACAACCCTCTTAGCAGGCTTGTTACACGACATAGTAGAAGACACACCAATTCCATTGGCCCAAATAGAGCTGATGTATGGTCCTGAGGTGGCCTATATTGTAGATATGGTGACCCACTACCATACCAGTGGTTATCGATGGAAATTAGATGACATAGAAAACAAAAGTCTATTGGAGCAATGTAAAGATATTCGTGTAGTACAGGTTAAGCTAGCCGATAGACTACACAATATCAGAACCTTACATTTTCGCAAACCAGCAGATCAAAAAAGAATTGCAAAAGAGACCATGGCATTTTATATCCCATGGGCTAAAAAAAATAAAATTTTAAACTGGATAACCGAAATGAATGATATTTGCTGGGAAATTTTAAATAAGAAAGGAACAAAGTGGTGAATGTATGCTGTCGTTCATGTCACTGGTTCATATTTACATAGAAATACTATTCTAAGAATAGCTGCTTGTTTTTAACGAGTTGGATAACGGATAAAGTTTTTACATGGTCCACAAAAGGAAGTGCATAGATTTTTTCTACTACCATCGTCTGGTAACTAGATAAGTGGTCAACATAGACCATTAAAATAAAATCAAACTCACCTATTACTTGATAGCAAGTTGTAATAGATGCTATTTTATCAACTGTCAGTTTAAACAATTTAACCTGTTCAGCTCTGGCTTGTTGAAGGCGAATGCCAACAATTAGATGGACCAAGAAACCCAACTTAACATGATCCACTTGTACCCAATAATTGGTGATGATTCCATACTGTTCTAGCTTTTTTACCCGTTCAAGCGTAGCTGCAGGAGAGAGATTGATTTTTTGTGCAAGCGCCACATTGGTGATCTTTGAATCAACTTGAAGAATATTTAATATAAGTTTATCTGTTTTATCCAATTCCATTGTATCTGCTAATGAATTGTATTCCACTTTTTTCTTGATAAAGGTATCTATTCACGTCACTGGTTAATAATGAATTTTATTCCACTTTTTTCGTATCTATTCACGTCACTGGTTAATAATGAATTGTATTCCACTTTTTTCTTGATAAAAAAGTGGACAAAAAATCAAGCCCTCGGTAAAAAGTTGGGGGACCTCACCCCTTACAGATGGAAAAACAGAAGTCGCCCGCTGCGCGGGCTTCAAAGGAATCTGTTTTTCCTAATCATCTGCAAGGGATGAGGCCTATTTCCCCACTTTTTACAGGGGCATTTTTCTACTATGGACATAGCGTTAAACGCATACGCTACGTTTGGCTGAAAAAACAAGTGGCTAGTCCATTACCAGCCCCCGCGTCTCCTTCGATAAAAAAATGGCGCTCTAGTAAAACACTAACCCCTGAGCGATATCTTTTTCAGCGGATTAGAAAATCGTCTGTTTGAAGCCCGCTTGCGGGCTGAGTTCACGATTTTCCCGCTGAAAAAGATATCGATTCAGCTATTTACTATCGGGCCAGACTTTTTATCGAAGGAGATAAGGCGGCCAGCCAGAGGCGTGAATGGATACCTTTTTTCTTGATAAAAAAGTGGACAAAAAATCAAGCCCTCGGTAAAAAGTTCCGGAAGCCACCCCTTACAGATGGGAAAACAGAAATCGCCCGCTGTGCGGGCTTCAAAGGAAGCTGTTTTTCCCAATCATCTGCAAGGGGTGGCTTCTATTTCGAAACTTTTTACAGGGGCATTTTATCACTATGGCCATAGTGTTGAACAGATACTGATAAAGAAAGGGAGAAACACGTTTTCTGCCACAGTGCTGAACGGACACAAAAAAGCAAGTGGCTAATCCATTACCAGCAGCCGCGTCTCCTTCGATAAAAAAATGGCGCTCTAGTAAAACACGAACAGCTGAGCTATATATTTTTCAGCGGATTAGAAAATCGTCTGTGTGAAGCCCGCTTGCGGGCTGAGTTCACGATTTTCCCGCTGAAAAAGATATCGATTCAGCTATTTACTATCGGGCCAGACTTTTTATCGAAGGAGATAAGGGGGCTCGGCCAGAGATTAGCTTGAACAACTTTTGTTTACCCCATACTTAAACAGGTACACTTGTTAAACTTATTTACCATCTGCATCATTTGAATGGTCCATAGAGGCTTTGGATGCCGATACATTCGCTCGAATTTCCTGTGCAATTTTTTTTAACGTTTGCATTCCTTTACGGACTCGTGTTCCCGCTGCCTTATTGTCCTTCTCATAAAATTTCTGAAACTCATCTTCCAAGGAAAGTACTAATGTTTTTAATTCTGCAAATCGATTCATGATATAGTAA from Cardinium endosymbiont of Philonthus spinipes includes the following:
- a CDS encoding Lrp/AsnC family transcriptional regulator translates to MEYNSLADTMELDKTDKLILNILQVDSKITNVALAQKINLSPAATLERVKKLEQYGIITNYWVQVDHVKLGFLVHLIVGIRLQQARAEQVKLFKLTVDKIASITTCYQVIGEFDFILMVYVDHLSSYQTMVVEKIYALPFVDHVKTLSVIQLVKNKQLFLE
- a CDS encoding histone H1, whose translation is MNRFAELKTLVLSLEDEFQKFYEKDNKAAGTRVRKGMQTLKKIAQEIRANVSASKASMDHSNDADGK